The Saccopteryx leptura isolate mSacLep1 chromosome 2, mSacLep1_pri_phased_curated, whole genome shotgun sequence genome has a window encoding:
- the TWF1 gene encoding twinfilin-1, whose translation MSHQTGIQASDDVKDVFARARNGKYRLLKISIENEKLVIGSCSQPSDSWDKDYDSFVLPLLEDKQPCYILFRLDSQNAQGYEWIFIAWSPDHSHVRQKMLYAATRATLKKEFGGGHIKDEVFGTVKEDVSLHGYKKYLLSQSSPAPLTAAEEELRQIKINEVQTDVGVDTKHQTLQGVAFPISREAFQALEKLNSRQLNYVQLEIDIKNEIIILANTTNTELKDLPKRIPKDSARYHFFLYKHSHEGDYLESIVFIYSMPGYTCSIRERMLYSSCKSPLLEIVERQLQMDVIRKIEIDNGDELTADFLYEEVHPKQHAHKQSFAKPKGPAGKRGIRRLIRGPAETEATTD comes from the exons AGAAACTTGTGATTGGATCATGTAGTCAGCCTTCAGATTCCTGGGATAAGGATTATGATTCCTTTGTTTTACCCCTGTTGGAGGACAAACAACCGTGCTATATATTATTCAGGTTAGATTCTCAGAATGCCCAGGGATATGAATGGATATTCATTGCGTGGTCTCCAGACCATTCTCAT GTTCGTCAAAAAATGTTGTATGCAGCAACAAGAGCAACTCTGAAAAAGGAGTTTGGAGGTGGTCACATTAAAGATGAAGTATTTGGAACAGTAAAG GAAGATGTATCATTACatggatataaaaaatatttgctgtcACAATCTTCTCCTGCCCCATTGACTGCAGCTGAGGAAGAATTAAGACAGATTAAAATTAATGAG GTACAAACTGATGTGGGTGTGGACACTAAACATCAAACACTGCAAGGAGTAGCATTTCCTATTTCTCGAGAAGCTTTCCAGGCTTTGGAAAAATTGAATAGCAGACAGCTCAACTATGTGCAATTG gaaatagatataaaaaatgaaattatcatTTTGGCCAACACAACAAATACAGAACTGAAAGATTTGCCAAAGAGGATTCCCAAGGATTCAGCACGTTACCATTTCTTTCTATATAAACATTCCCATGAAGGAGACTATTTGGAGTCCATAG tttttatttattcaatgccTGGATACACATGCAGTATAAGAGAGCGGATGCTCTATTCTAGCTGCAAGAGCCCTCTGCTAGAAATTGTAGAAAGACAACTACAAATGGATGTCATTAGGAAG ATTGAGATAGACAATGGGGATGAGTTGACTGCAGACTTCCTTTATGAAGAAGTACACCCCAAGCAGCATGCACATAAGCAAAGTTTTGCAAAACCAAAAGGTCCTGCAGGAAAAAGGGGCATTCGAAGACTAATTAGGGGTCCAGCTGAAACTGAAGCCACTActgattaa